GCCGATATCGACGGTGCGGTGCTGATCGCCGAACATCAGACCGCCGGGCGTGGGCGGCATGGCCGCGGCTGGTCGGCCACTCCCCTTGCACAGATCACCATGTCGGTCGGCGTGGGTGTCGGCGACGTACCGGTCGAGGCGTGGGGCTGGGTGTCGCTGGCCACCGGGCTGGCCGTGGTTGACACGGTCGCCCCCCTCATCGAGGTGACCGGGGTCGAAGCGACCCTCAAGTGGCCCAACGACGTGCTGGCCGGGGGTGGCAAGCTGGCGGGCATCCTGGCCGAGGTCACTCGGCCGTTCGTGGTGATCGGCGTGGGACTCAACGTCACCCAGGCCCCCGAGGAGGTCGACGGCCCGGGGGCGACCTCACTGCTGGACGTCGGGGTGGCGGCACCGGACCGCACGCGCATCGCGAGCACGCTGTTGCGCGAACTCGGAGCCCGGATCGCCCAGTGGCGCAACGCCGATCCTCAACTGGCGGCCGACTACCGTGCTCGCAGCCTGACCATCGGCTCGCGCGTGCGCGCCGAACTCCCCGGCGGACAGGAAGTCATCGGGCTCGCGCGTGACATCGATGATCAGGGCCGGCTGTGCATCGAAGCGGATGACGAAATCGTGGTGGTTTCCGCCGGCGACGTGGTGCATTTGCGCTAACTCGCGCGGGCCTGACGGATCCTAGCGCTAGTGTCGCCACCATGAGCTATCCGGAGAACGCTCTGGCCGCTGGTGAGCAGGTCGTTCTGCACCGACATCCGCACTGGAAGCGGTTGATCTGGCCCGTCATCGTCCTGATTGTGATGACCGGGTTGGCGGCGTTCGGGTCTGGGTTCGTCAACTCGACGCATTGGGAGCAGATCGCTAAGAACGTGATCCACGGCGTGATCTGGGGGATCTGGTTGGTGATTGTCGGCTGGCTCACCCTGTGGCCCTTCCTGAGCTGGCTGACCACACATTTCGTGGTCACTAACCGGCGGGTGATGTTCCGGCATGGCGTGCTGACCCGCAGCGGGATCGACATCCCGTTGGCACGGATCAACAGCGTGGAGTTCCGGGACCGGATTTTTGAGCGGGTGTTTCGCACCGGGACGCTGATTATCGAGTCCGCGTCACAGGATCCGCTCGAGTTTTACGACATTCCGCGCCTGCGGGAGGTGCACGCGCTGCTGTATCACGAAGTTTTTGACACCCTGGGCACCGAAGAGTCGCCCAGCTGAGCGACCCGGTTGGCCCGGTTGCGCCAGGCCCGCAGCAGGGTGACATTGCCGCCCTCGAGGGTGTCCTCGAAGACTTCGGCGATGCCGCCTGCCGTAAGGGCGGATTCCAGGGCCTTGTCGGGGTTACGGGCGAACTCGTCGGGAAATACCCAGCGCCGAAACGCCCAGAAGCGGAACCCCATTTGCAGCAGGTTGCCGATGATGTAGGCGGAGATGAAGTCGGCGATGTTCTCCATGGTCAGGGACACCATCGGCACCCGCAGCTGCAGGATGTAGCTGGAAAACCACAGCGGCGCCATGCTCAGCAGCACCCCCACGCCGCTGAACGCGAAGAACAGCAGCGCCTCATGGTGGCGCTCGCGGCCGCCGCGGTCGCGGAAGCTCCACTCCCTGTTCAACACGTAGGACGCGATGACCGCGACAATGCCGGCGATCACCTTCGCGGTTACCGGCTTCGGCTCGAGAATCGTCAGCTTCAGCGTGTAAAAAATCACCGTGTCGATGATGAATGTGGTCCCGCCAACGATGGCAAATTTGATCAGCTCATGGTGGCGCTGCGCATAGGGCTGGACCACCCCGGGTAGACGCGCGATCGTGGCATCGGCAAAGGACACAACAGGGGAGTCTACGGATGAACACAAAATCGGTGCAAAATGATACATAACGATTTGGTTCCATAGCCGGCCAAACACGCCGGTCAGGTCGCATGACACCATGATGGCCGTGCCGAGTTCACGCACCCCCATGGTCGCCCCTCTAGTCGCGATGGTCGGCGGCGGTCAGCTGGCCCGGATGAGCCATCAGGCCGCCATCGCGTTGGGTCAGAACCTCCGTGTGCTGGTCGATTCCGCCGACGACCCGGCTGCGCAGGTCACACCCAATGTAGTGATCGGTTCATGCACCGATCTGGAAGACCTGCGCCGCGTCGCGGGTGGAGCCGACGTCCTGACTTTTGACCACGAGCACGTTCCGGGCGAGCTGCTGGACAAGCTGGTCGCCGAAGGCGTCAATGTCGCCCCGCCTCCGCATGCCCTGATACACGCCCAGGACAAGTTCGTCATGCGGCAGCGGCTGGATGCAGTGGGCGTCGCCGTGCCGCGCTACGCCGCCATCAAGGACCCCGACAGCCTGGACGAAATTGACGCCTTCGTTGCCCGTGTCGGTGGCCCGATCGTGGTCAAAACGGTGCGTGGCGGCTACGACGGCCGGGGCGTTCGGATGGCACGAGACCTGGCGGACGCCCGTGCCATCGCGGGCGAATACTTGGCTGCCGGCGTGTCAGTGCTGGTCGAGGAACGAGTGGAACTGCGCCGCGAATTGTCCGCGCTGGTGGCGCGGTCGCCCTTCGGCCAGGGTGCGGCGTGGCCGGTGGTCCAGACGGTGCAACGTGACGGCATCTGTGTGCTGGTGATCGCGCCCGCGCCGGCGCTGCCCGACAATCTGGCCACCGCGGCGCAACAGTTGGCGTTGCGATTGGCCGCCGAACTCGATGTGGTTGGCGTGCTCGCCGTCGAGCTGTTCGAGACGAACGATGGGGCCCTGCTGGTCAACGAGCTCGCGATGCGGCCGCACAATTCCGGACACTGGACGATGGACGGGGCTCGTACCAGCCAGTTCGAGCAGCATCTGCGTGCGGTCTTGGACTACCCGCTCGGCGATACCGACACCGTCGCGCCCGTGACGGTAATGGCCAATGTGCTCGGGGCCGCGCAGCCGCCGGCAATGAGCGTCGACGAACGACTGCACCATCTCTTTGCGCGTATGCCCGACGCCCGCGTTCACCTCTACGGCAAGGCCGAGCGGCCCGGTCGCAAGGTGGGGCATATCAACTTCCTCGGCTCCGACCTGGCCGAGTTGCGTAGCCGCGCTGAGCTGGCGGCACACTGGTTGTCACACGGGCAGTGGACGGACGGATGGGATCCTCACGCCGGCGACGATGCAGAGCGGAGCGATGAGGAGGAGCGGCGTAGATGATTCACGCCGGCGGCGATGCAGAGCGGAGCGATGAGGAGGAGCGGCGTAGATGATTCACGCCGGCGGCGATGCAGAGCGGAGCGATGAAAAGGAGCGGCGCACGTGACTGAACGGCCGCGCGTCGGGGTGATCATGGGCAGCGACAGCGACTGGTCGGTGATGGCCGATGCCGCCGAGGCGCTCGACGAGTTCGACGTTGCGGCCGAGGTTCGGGTGGTTTCGGCGCATCGCACCCCGGCGGTGATGTTCGACTATGCCCGCGGCGCGGCCGAGCGCGGGATCGAGGTGATCATCGCCGGCGCGGGCGGGGCCGCGCACCTGCCCGGTATGGTCGCCGCCGCGACGCCGCTGCCGGTGATCGGCGTGCCGGTTCCGCTGGCCCGGTTGGACGGCCTTGACTCGCTGCTGTCGATCGTGCAGATGCCGGCCGGGGTGCCGGTGGCCACGGTGTCTATCGGCGGCGCCCGCAACGCCGGTCTGCTGGCCGTGCGCATCCTAGGATCGTCGGACCCGCAGCTGCGGGCCCGGATCGTCGAGTTCGGCGACCGGCTGGCAGACACCGTGCGGGCCAAGGATGCCGCACTTCAGGAGCTTCGGGGTAAGTTAACCCGCGACTAACAAGGAGGTCGAAATGGTTGGGTGGGCCGGAAACCCGTCATTCGATGTATTCAAGCTGCCCGAGGAACACGACGAGCTACGAGCGGCTATTCGAGCTTTGGCGGAGAAAGAAATCGCACCGTACGCCGCCGAGGTGGACGAGCAGCCCCGGTTTCCCGAGGAAGCGCTGGCGGCCCTGAACGCGTCCGGTTTCAACGCAGTCCACGTTCCAGAAGAGTACGGCGGTCAGGGCGCCGACTCGGTCGCGGCCTGCATCGTGATCGAAGAAGTCGCCCGCGTCGACGCGTCTGCATCGCTGATTCCCGCAGTGAACAAGTTGGGCACCATGGGCCTGATCCTGCGGGGTTCGGAGGAGCTGAAGAAGCAGGTGTTGCCAACCCTGGCCGCCGAGGGGGCGATGGCGTCCTACGCATTGAGTGAGCGGGAGGCCGGCAGTGACGCGGCGTCGATGCGCACCCGGGCCAAGGCCGACGGGGATCACTGGATTCTCAACGGCGCCAAGTGCTGGATCACCAACGGCGGTAAATCGACCTGGTACACGGTGATGGCGGTGACCGATCCGGACCGGGGCGCCAACGGCATTTCGGCGTTCATGGTGCACAAGGACGACGAGGGGTTCACCGTCGGTCCGAAGGAAAAGAAGCTCGGGATCAAGGGTTCACCAACCACCGAGCTGTACTTCGAAAACTGTCGCATCCCCGGCGATCGGATTATTGGTGAGCCCGGTACCGGCTTCAAGACCGCGTTGGCCACGTTGGACCACACCCGTCCCACGATCGGCGCCCAGGCGGTAGGTATTGCTCAGGGCGCATTGGACGCCGCCATCGCCTACACCAAGGACCGCAAGCAATTCGGCGAGTCGATCAGCACCTTCCAGGCCGTTCAGTTCATGCTGGCCGATATGGCGATGAAGGTGGAGGCGGCGCGGCTGATGGTTTACACGGCCGC
The nucleotide sequence above comes from Mycobacterium decipiens. Encoded proteins:
- a CDS encoding acyl-CoA dehydrogenase — translated: MVGWAGNPSFDVFKLPEEHDELRAAIRALAEKEIAPYAAEVDEQPRFPEEALAALNASGFNAVHVPEEYGGQGADSVAACIVIEEVARVDASASLIPAVNKLGTMGLILRGSEELKKQVLPTLAAEGAMASYALSEREAGSDAASMRTRAKADGDHWILNGAKCWITNGGKSTWYTVMAVTDPDRGANGISAFMVHKDDEGFTVGPKEKKLGIKGSPTTELYFENCRIPGDRIIGEPGTGFKTALATLDHTRPTIGAQAVGIAQGALDAAIAYTKDRKQFGESISTFQAVQFMLADMAMKVEAARLMVYTAAARAERGEPNLGFISAASKCFASDMAMEVTTDAVQLFGGAGYTTDFPVERFMRDAKITQIYEGTNQIQRVVMSRALLR
- a CDS encoding PH domain-containing protein, which produces MSYPENALAAGEQVVLHRHPHWKRLIWPVIVLIVMTGLAAFGSGFVNSTHWEQIAKNVIHGVIWGIWLVIVGWLTLWPFLSWLTTHFVVTNRRVMFRHGVLTRSGIDIPLARINSVEFRDRIFERVFRTGTLIIESASQDPLEFYDIPRLREVHALLYHEVFDTLGTEESPS
- a CDS encoding GtrA family protein, which codes for MSFADATIARLPGVVQPYAQRHHELIKFAIVGGTTFIIDTVIFYTLKLTILEPKPVTAKVIAGIVAVIASYVLNREWSFRDRGGRERHHEALLFFAFSGVGVLLSMAPLWFSSYILQLRVPMVSLTMENIADFISAYIIGNLLQMGFRFWAFRRWVFPDEFARNPDKALESALTAGGIAEVFEDTLEGGNVTLLRAWRNRANRVAQLGDSSVPRVSKTS
- a CDS encoding 5-(carboxyamino)imidazole ribonucleotide synthase — translated: MMAVPSSRTPMVAPLVAMVGGGQLARMSHQAAIALGQNLRVLVDSADDPAAQVTPNVVIGSCTDLEDLRRVAGGADVLTFDHEHVPGELLDKLVAEGVNVAPPPHALIHAQDKFVMRQRLDAVGVAVPRYAAIKDPDSLDEIDAFVARVGGPIVVKTVRGGYDGRGVRMARDLADARAIAGEYLAAGVSVLVEERVELRRELSALVARSPFGQGAAWPVVQTVQRDGICVLVIAPAPALPDNLATAAQQLALRLAAELDVVGVLAVELFETNDGALLVNELAMRPHNSGHWTMDGARTSQFEQHLRAVLDYPLGDTDTVAPVTVMANVLGAAQPPAMSVDERLHHLFARMPDARVHLYGKAERPGRKVGHINFLGSDLAELRSRAELAAHWLSHGQWTDGWDPHAGDDAERSDEEERRR
- the purE gene encoding 5-(carboxyamino)imidazole ribonucleotide mutase, which encodes MTERPRVGVIMGSDSDWSVMADAAEALDEFDVAAEVRVVSAHRTPAVMFDYARGAAERGIEVIIAGAGGAAHLPGMVAAATPLPVIGVPVPLARLDGLDSLLSIVQMPAGVPVATVSIGGARNAGLLAVRILGSSDPQLRARIVEFGDRLADTVRAKDAALQELRGKLTRD
- a CDS encoding biotin--[acetyl-CoA-carboxylase] ligase gives rise to the protein MTDRDQLRLPMDATALRADVTGSFWRQLEVVQQTGSTNADLLARAASGADIDGAVLIAEHQTAGRGRHGRGWSATPLAQITMSVGVGVGDVPVEAWGWVSLATGLAVVDTVAPLIEVTGVEATLKWPNDVLAGGGKLAGILAEVTRPFVVIGVGLNVTQAPEEVDGPGATSLLDVGVAAPDRTRIASTLLRELGARIAQWRNADPQLAADYRARSLTIGSRVRAELPGGQEVIGLARDIDDQGRLCIEADDEIVVVSAGDVVHLR